In a genomic window of Onychostoma macrolepis isolate SWU-2019 chromosome 08, ASM1243209v1, whole genome shotgun sequence:
- the slc25a25a gene encoding calcium-binding mitochondrial carrier protein SCaMC-2-A: MLCLCLYVPVNNSDQIEVDYFESNGLPSELKSLKSLSVLLPSQEFSTYRNWRKKTTKTEEREHDGQLDFEEFVHYLQDHEKDLKLVFKNLDRKIAGQVNANDIVNSLRDLGVHISLQQAERVLQSMDKNGTMTIDWDEWKKYPTLQPAENIPEIILYWKHSTIFDVGENMMVPDEFTSEEHMTGMWWRHLIAGGGAGAVSRTFTAPLDRLKVLMQVHGSHGNNMCIMSGLTQMIKEGGMRSLWRGNGINIIKIAPESALKFMAYEQIKRLMGSSQETLGITERFVAGSLAGVIAQSTIYPMEVLKTRLALRKTGQYKGISDCAKHILKGEGVSAFYKGYVPNMLGIIPYAGIDLAVYETLKNTWLQRYGTENANPGVFVLLACGTVSSTCGQLASYPLALIRTRMQAQAAVEGASQVSMTGLFKQIMKTEGPTGLYRGLTPNFLKVIPAVSISYVVYEHIKSTLGVQSR; this comes from the exons ATGTTGTGCCTGTGTCTTTATGTGCCTGTCAATAATTCAGATCAAATCGAAGTGGATTATTTTGAATCGAACGGATTACCGTCTGAACTGAAATCGCTGAAGTCTCTCAGTGTGCTTCTCCCGTCGCAGGAGTTCTCTACATATCGAAACTGGAGAAAG AAAACCACGAAAACTGAAGAGAGAGAGCATGATGGACAGCTGGACTTTGAAGAGTTCGTTCACTACCTCCAAGACCACGAGAAAGACCTGAAGCTTGTCTTTAAAAACCTGGATAGAAAGATCGCTG GTCAAGTGAATGCCAATGATATTGTGAACTCGCTGCGAGATCTTGGCGTCCATATTTCCCTCCAGCAAGCAGAGAGAGTCCTTCAAAG CATGGACAAAAACGGCACAATGACTATTGACTGGGACGAATGGAAGAAGTATCCCACATTACAGCCTGCCGAAAACATTCCCGAAATCATCCTGTACTGGAAACACTCGACT ATCTTCGATGTGGGAGAGAACATGATGGTCCCAGATGAGTTTACCTCGGAGGAGCACATGACGGGGATGTGGTGGAGACATCTGATCGCCGGTGGAGGAGCTGGAGCCGTTTCCCGAACTTTCACCGCTCCGCTCGACCGACTCAAAGTCCTCATGCAG GTGCATGGATCTCATGGAAACAATATGTGTATCATGAGTGGTCTCACACAGATGATCAAGGAAGGAGGGATGCGTTCGTTATGGAGGGGCAACGGCATCAATATCATCAAAATCGCGCCGGAGTCGGCCCTCAAATTCATGGCTTATGAGCAG ATCAAACGGCTGATGGGAAGCAGTCAGGAAACTCTTGGGATCACTGAGCGCTTTGTAGCAGGTTCCCTGGCAGGAGTCATCGCCCAGAGCACCATCTACCCCATGGAG GTTCTCAAAACCCGTCTGGCGTTGAGAAAGACAGGCCAGTACAAGGGCATCTCAGACTGCGCCAAACACATCCTGAAGGGCGAGGGAGTGTCCGCGTTCTACAAAGGCTACGTCCCCAACATGCTAGGCATCATCCCGTACGCTGGCATCGACCTGGCTGTCTATGAG ACGTTGAAGAACACTTGGCTTCAGCGCTATGGGACGGAGAATGCGAATCCGGGTGTGTTTGTGCTGCTAGCCTGCGGTACGGTTTCCAGCACGTGTGGCCAACTCGCAAGCTACCCGCTAGCGCTCATACGAACACGCATGCAGGCGCAAG CTGCGGTTGAAGGTGCGTCTCAGGTCTCGATGACCGGACTCTTCAAGCAGATCATGAAGACCGAGGGCCCCACGGGTCTCTATCGGGGCCTGACCCCAAACTTCCTGAAGGTCATCCCGGCTGTCAGCATCAGCTACGTGGTGTACGAGCACATCAAGTCGACGTTAGGCGTGCAGTCAAGATAA
- the zdhhc12a gene encoding palmitoyltransferase ZDHHC12-A gives MFKNMFKSGCLVRTAHIMLTWLTTLVLFLHNTDLRRCQERGDLVQPVVFISVVLLSVLLYFTVSLMDPGFVLSDSDSKGTSADSNEELEQMIPQDHSSLKQRRCGYCFLLQPMRAKHCKMCKRCVRRFDHHCPWIDNCVGERNHKWFLLYLCVQFVAVSWGLQASWSGVVFAPTWQQWFAQNGLVLGAFAVTAVFSVVVLLLLCIHLYLASVNSTTWEFMSRQRIVYLKHCDSEENPFDRGLICNLWHFCCVCGTVAWERIYVRHTSGTV, from the exons atgtttaaaaacatgtttaaatcaGGCTGTTTAGTGCGAACTGCTCATATCATGCTGACCTGGCTCACGACTTTAGTCCTGTTTCTGCATAACACAG ATCTTCGCAGGTGTCAGGAGAGAGGAGATCTGGTCCAGCCTGTGGTGTTCATCTCTGTGGTTCTGCTCTCTGTCCTGCTGTACTTCACTGTGTCTCTGATGGATCCTGGGTTTGTTCTGTCTGACAGCGACTCAAAG GGAACGTCAGCGGACAGTAATGAAGAACTGGAACAGATGATTCCTCAAGATCACAGTTCGTTAAAACAGCGACGCTGCGGCTACTGCTTTTTACTG CAACCGATGAGGGCCAAGCACTGTAAAATGTGTAAGCGCTGTGTGAGGCGTTTTGACCATCATTGTCCCTGGATAGACAACTGTGTTGGTGAGAGGAATCACAAATGGTTCCTGCTGTACCTGTGTGTGCAGTTTGTTGCCGTATCTTGGGGTTTACAGGCTTCATG GTCCGGCGTCGTCTTTGCACCCACCTGGCAGCAGTGGTTCGCTCAGAACGGACTCGTGCTCGGGGCGTTTGCCGTGACGGCTGTGTTTTCGGTGGTCGTGCTGCTCCTGCTGTGCATTCACCTGTACCTGGCCTCGGTGAACAGCACCACCTGGGAGTTCATGTCACGCCAGCGCATCGTGTACCTCAAACACTGCGACTCGGAGGAGAACCCGTTCGACAGAGGACTCATCTGCAACCTGTGGCACTTCTGCTGCGTGTGCGGGACGGTAGCATGGGAGAGGATCTACGTCAGACACACCAGCGGGACTGTATGA
- the seta gene encoding SET nuclear proto-oncogene a, which translates to MSASAAKVSKKELNSNHDGGDETSEKEQQEAIEHIDEVQNEIDRLNEQASEEILKVEQKYNKLRQPFFQKRSELIAKIPNFWVTTFVNHPQVSALLGEEDEEALHYLTRVEVTEFEDIKSGYRIDFYFDENMYFENKVLSKEIHLNESGDPTSKSTEIKWKPGKDLTSRSSQTQSKAGKKRQHEEPESFFTWFNDHADSGADELGEVIKDDIWPNPLQYYLVPDMEDEEGEGEDEDDDEEGLDDIDEEGEDDGEEEEDDDGEDDDGEDD; encoded by the exons ATGTCTGCCTCAGCGGCTAAAGTCAGTAAAAAGGAACTGAACTCGAACCACGACGGAGGGGACGAGACTTCGG AAAAAGAGCAGCAAGAAGCCATCGAGCACATCGATGAAGTACAGAATGAAATCGACAG ACTGAACGAGCAGGCGAGTGAGGAAATTCTCAAAGTTGAACAGAAATACAACAAACTTCGCCAGCCGTTCTTCCAGAAGAGGTCAGAACTCATAGCCAAAATCCCCAACTTTTGGGTCACAACATTTGTCAACCACCCACAAG tCTCAGCCCTTCTTGgggaggaggatgaggaggcGCTTCACTATCTGACCAGAGTAGAAGTGACGGAGTTTGAAGACATCAAATCTGGCTACAGAATAGATTTT TACTTCGATGAAAACATGTATTTTGAGAACAAAGTCCTCTCCAAAGAAATTCACCTGAATGAAAGTGGAGACCCAACCTCAAAGTCAACAGAGATCAAATGGAAACCAGGAAAA GACCTCACAAGTCGGTCCAGTCAGACACAGAGTAAAGCGGGCAAGAAGAGGCAGCATGAAGAACCTGAGAGTTTCTTCACCTGGTTTAATGATCACGCTGATTCAGGGGCGGATGAGTTGGGCGAAGTTATTAAAGATGACATCTGGCCGAATCCTCTTCAGTACTACTTG GTTCCAGACATGGAGGATGAGGAAGGAGAGGGTGAGGATGAGGACGACGACGAGGAAGGTCTGGATGATATTGATGAAGAGGGAGAAGATGatggagaggaagaggaggatgatgaTGGAGAG GATGATGATGGCGAGGATGACTGA
- the si:ch211-51h9.7 gene encoding protein cereblon produces the protein MLLMKFPAALCVVALWCDWVRFALGCSGLLLCRSCGHEVAEDTDLRFVPSRLALSHRNHTEIGGKRVSVQLFENPQGFQFEVVTFKRADVLKHWPADSHFTWYPGHAWTVATCPRCKTHLGWAFQPSDWPRTVTREEFEGSDQTFVALIIDRLLQEHFASTLLMTPKSFRS, from the exons ATGCTTCTGATGAAGTTTCCCGCGGCGCTGTGTGTCGTGGCGCTGTGGTGTGACTGGGTTCGGTTCGCTCTGGGCTGTTCCGGGCTGCTTCTGTGCCGCTCCTGCGGACACGAGGTGGCGGAGGACACGGACCTGAGGTTCGTTCCCAGCCGCCTGGCGCTGTCGCACCGGAACCACACGGAGATCGGAGGGAAGCGCGTCTCCGTTCAGCTCTTCGAGAATCCGCAGGGCTTCCAGTTTGAAGTCGTGACTTTTAAGCGAGCAGATGTGTTAAAGCACTGGCCGGCGGACTCTCACTTCACCTGGTATCCGGGTCACGCGTGGACCGTCGCCACCTGCCCGCGGTGCAAAACACACCTAG GTTGGGCGTTTCAGCCCAGCGATTGGCCCAGGACGGTGACCCGAGAAGAGTTTGAAGGTTCGGACCAGACATTTGTGGCGCTCATAATTGACAGACTTCTGCAGGAACACTTTGCATCCACACTGCTGATGACACCAAAATCTTTTAGAAGTTGA
- the gle1 gene encoding mRNA export factor GLE1 isoform X2, translating into MPSESLRWETLEALKNSPKGKIKYNPDWLEKGEDILAGCMEVSSLSPLSGQILKRLSPRPLLKTRSLSSCVRDTSPEISEDLAAGASFSQTSPRQISSPTSPPPFSIHAEDDEQNAEEIKEDSVVSPVASSPPAISVLSPRATQMAGCIRMCEQKHKAKAKAELSLRQEQQERLVATAANCESEQLKRYEELMELKQRQERQSMRDMMEKETQESLGRQEKLREEHRHRMKILNLRLREAEQQRLREAELERQRQVEGRERHRAINAIQEEVLQLNQLLQPRPSTHTDPALDHTPYITRGNQLCSQVSEVVPASADGQFLSVEDLTVAERALQEMRSLVRNLQDEVAQAAERKRKEQEEEEEKKKRHEELKAQQEEQKKTAARSAKEKAKKEGLQTGADESTLKWYHALQDSSSQCAQAFDQLSKAKDTQMKKLKMELQKAATTPVSQIANISGAPLKEAFEKIDKLLSSRPVTSAGKTVSTSQHPQGLDFVSYKLAEKFVKQGEEEVASNHSAAFPIAAVASGIWELHPKIGELILAHLHKKCPYAVPHYPPMESGTSVEDYQKILGYRVDDSKVEGQDSFLKRMSGMIRLYAAIIQMRWPYTGKQGPHPHGLNHGWRWLAQLLNMEPLADITATILFDFLEVCGNALMKQYRGQFWKLILLIYEEYFPRIEAVTSTGQMGSVTRLKQFLETSLRTKQVPVPKSELGSAFFRS; encoded by the exons ATGCCCTCTGAAAGTCTACGATGGGAAACTTTAGAAGCCCTGAAAAACTCTCCGAAGGGGAAAATCAAATACAATCCAGACTGGCTGGAAAAAGGGGAG GATATTCTGGCGGGGTGTATGGAGGTGTCCAGTCTTTCTCCTCTCTCAGGACAGATTCTGAAGAGACTGAGTCCTCGTCCACTGCTCAAGACCCGCTCTCTGTCCTCGTGTGTTCGTGATACGAGTCCCGAGATTTCGGAAGATCTTGCTGCTGGAGCTTCATTTTCCCAGACGAGTCCCAGACAGATTTCATCTCCCACCTCTCCACCTCCGTTCTCCATCCACGCTGAGGATGATGAGCAG AATGCAGAAGAAATAAAGGAAGATTCTGTTGTGAGTCCTGTAGCAAGCTCACCTCCAGCAATTTCCGTCCTGTCGCCCAGAGCCACACAGATGGCCGGCTGCATCCGCATGTGTGAGCAGAAACACAAGGCCAAAGCAAAG GCGGAGCTGAGTCTCAGACAGGAGCAGCAGGAGCGGCTGGTGGCCACAGCTGCCAACTGTGAGTCTGAGCAGCTCAAACGCTACGAGGAGTTAATGGAGCTCAAACAGAGACAGGAGCGCCAGAGTATGAGAGACATGATGGAGAAAGA GACACAGGAGAGTCTCGGCCGGCAGGAGAAGCTGCGAGAGGAACACAGACACAGAATGAAA ATCCTGAACCTGCGTCTGCGGGAGGCGGAGCAGCAGCGTCTGCGGGAGGCGGAGCTTGAGCGTCAGCGGCAGGTGGAGGGAAGAGAGCGGCACAGAGCTATCAATGCCATACAGGAGGAAGTGCTACAGCTCAATCAGCTCCTACAGCCACGCCCCTCCACACATACTGACCCCGCCCTTGACCACACCCCCTACATCACCCGCGGCAACCAGCTCTGCTCGCAGGTGTCAGAGGTGGTTCCGGCCTCTGCAGAC GGTCAGTTTCTCAGCGTGGAGGATTTGACCGTGGCGGAGCGAGCGCTACAGGAAATGAGGTCACTTGTCAGAAACCTGCAGGACGAGGTGGCACAGGCTGCcgagaggaagaggaaggagcaggaggaagaggaggagaagaagaagaggcaCGAGGAGCTGAAAGCCCAGCAAGAGGAGCAAAAGAAAACTGCAGCACGGTCCGCTAAAGAGAAAGCCAAGAAAGAGG GTCTTCAGACAGGAGCAGATGAGAGCACTTTAAAATGGTACCACGCACTGCAGGATTCGTCCAGTCAGTGTGCTCAGGCGTTTGATCAGCTCAGCAAAGCTAAAGACACGCAG atgaaaaaattaaaaatggagcTGCAAAAGGCCGCAACCACACCTGTGAGCCAGATCGCAAACATCTCAG GCGCGCCGCTGAAGGAGGCCTTTGAGAAGATCGATAAGCTGTTGTCCAGCCGTCCAGTGACATCCGCTGGAAAGACAGTCTCTACATCCCAGCATCCTCAGGGGCTGGACTTTGTCAGTTATAAACTGGCAGAAAAATTTGTG aaacaagGAGAAGAGGAGGTGGCGTCCAATCATTCGGCAGCGTTCCCCATCGCCGCTGTGGCGTCAGGCATTTGGGAACTGCATCCTAAAATTGGAGAGCTTATACTCGCCCACCTCCACAAGAAGTGCCCATACGCTGTACCGCACTATCCACCCATGGAAAGTGGCACGTCTGTGGAGGATTATCAGAA GATTCTGGGATACCGTGTGGATGACTCCAAAGTTGAAGGGCAGGACAGCTTTCTGAAGAGAATGTCAGGAATGATTCGTCTCTATGCAGCAATAATCCAGATGAGATGGCCTTATACCGGCAAACAAGGG CCTCATCCTCACGGCTTGAATCACGGCTGGCGCTGGCTGGCACAACTCCTCAACATGGAGCCGCTGGCTGACATCACAGCAACTATTCTCTTCGACTTCCTAGAG GTCTGTGGAAATGCCTTAATGAAACAATATCGAGGGCAGTTTTGGAAACTCATATTGCTTATTTATGAAGAATACTTTCCAAG AATTGAAGCGGTCACCAGCACCGGTCAGATGGGCTCTGTAACCAGACTCAAACAGTTTCTAGAG ACGTCTTTAAGAACTAAGCAGGTTCCCGTTCCCAAGAGCGAGCTTGGCTCCGCCTTCTTCCGGTCCTGA
- the gle1 gene encoding mRNA export factor GLE1 isoform X1, whose translation MPSESLRWETLEALKNSPKGKIKYNPDWLEKGEDILAGCMEVSSLSPLSGQILKRLSPRPLLKTRSLSSCVRDTSPEISEDLAAGASFSQTSPRQISSPTSPPPFSIHAEDDEQNAEEIKEDSVVSPVASSPPAISVLSPRATQMAGCIRMCEQKHKAKAKAELSLRQEQQERLVATAANCESEQLKRYEELMELKQRQERQSMRDMMEKETQESLGRQEKLREEHRHRMKILNLRLREAEQQRLREAELERQRQVEGRERHRAINAIQEEVLQLNQLLQPRPSTHTDPALDHTPYITRGNQLCSQVSEVVPASADGQFLSVEDLTVAERALQEMRSLVRNLQDEVAQAAERKRKEQEEEEEKKKRHEELKAQQEEQKKTAARSAKEKAKKEGLQTGADESTLKWYHALQDSSSQCAQAFDQLSKAKDTQMKKLKMELQKAATTPVSQIANISGAPLKEAFEKIDKLLSSRPVTSAGKTVSTSQHPQGLDFVSYKLAEKFVKQGEEEVASNHSAAFPIAAVASGIWELHPKIGELILAHLHKKCPYAVPHYPPMESGTSVEDYQKILGYRVDDSKVEGQDSFLKRMSGMIRLYAAIIQMRWPYTGKQGPHPHGLNHGWRWLAQLLNMEPLADITATILFDFLEVCGNALMKQYRGQFWKLILLIYEEYFPRY comes from the exons ATGCCCTCTGAAAGTCTACGATGGGAAACTTTAGAAGCCCTGAAAAACTCTCCGAAGGGGAAAATCAAATACAATCCAGACTGGCTGGAAAAAGGGGAG GATATTCTGGCGGGGTGTATGGAGGTGTCCAGTCTTTCTCCTCTCTCAGGACAGATTCTGAAGAGACTGAGTCCTCGTCCACTGCTCAAGACCCGCTCTCTGTCCTCGTGTGTTCGTGATACGAGTCCCGAGATTTCGGAAGATCTTGCTGCTGGAGCTTCATTTTCCCAGACGAGTCCCAGACAGATTTCATCTCCCACCTCTCCACCTCCGTTCTCCATCCACGCTGAGGATGATGAGCAG AATGCAGAAGAAATAAAGGAAGATTCTGTTGTGAGTCCTGTAGCAAGCTCACCTCCAGCAATTTCCGTCCTGTCGCCCAGAGCCACACAGATGGCCGGCTGCATCCGCATGTGTGAGCAGAAACACAAGGCCAAAGCAAAG GCGGAGCTGAGTCTCAGACAGGAGCAGCAGGAGCGGCTGGTGGCCACAGCTGCCAACTGTGAGTCTGAGCAGCTCAAACGCTACGAGGAGTTAATGGAGCTCAAACAGAGACAGGAGCGCCAGAGTATGAGAGACATGATGGAGAAAGA GACACAGGAGAGTCTCGGCCGGCAGGAGAAGCTGCGAGAGGAACACAGACACAGAATGAAA ATCCTGAACCTGCGTCTGCGGGAGGCGGAGCAGCAGCGTCTGCGGGAGGCGGAGCTTGAGCGTCAGCGGCAGGTGGAGGGAAGAGAGCGGCACAGAGCTATCAATGCCATACAGGAGGAAGTGCTACAGCTCAATCAGCTCCTACAGCCACGCCCCTCCACACATACTGACCCCGCCCTTGACCACACCCCCTACATCACCCGCGGCAACCAGCTCTGCTCGCAGGTGTCAGAGGTGGTTCCGGCCTCTGCAGAC GGTCAGTTTCTCAGCGTGGAGGATTTGACCGTGGCGGAGCGAGCGCTACAGGAAATGAGGTCACTTGTCAGAAACCTGCAGGACGAGGTGGCACAGGCTGCcgagaggaagaggaaggagcaggaggaagaggaggagaagaagaagaggcaCGAGGAGCTGAAAGCCCAGCAAGAGGAGCAAAAGAAAACTGCAGCACGGTCCGCTAAAGAGAAAGCCAAGAAAGAGG GTCTTCAGACAGGAGCAGATGAGAGCACTTTAAAATGGTACCACGCACTGCAGGATTCGTCCAGTCAGTGTGCTCAGGCGTTTGATCAGCTCAGCAAAGCTAAAGACACGCAG atgaaaaaattaaaaatggagcTGCAAAAGGCCGCAACCACACCTGTGAGCCAGATCGCAAACATCTCAG GCGCGCCGCTGAAGGAGGCCTTTGAGAAGATCGATAAGCTGTTGTCCAGCCGTCCAGTGACATCCGCTGGAAAGACAGTCTCTACATCCCAGCATCCTCAGGGGCTGGACTTTGTCAGTTATAAACTGGCAGAAAAATTTGTG aaacaagGAGAAGAGGAGGTGGCGTCCAATCATTCGGCAGCGTTCCCCATCGCCGCTGTGGCGTCAGGCATTTGGGAACTGCATCCTAAAATTGGAGAGCTTATACTCGCCCACCTCCACAAGAAGTGCCCATACGCTGTACCGCACTATCCACCCATGGAAAGTGGCACGTCTGTGGAGGATTATCAGAA GATTCTGGGATACCGTGTGGATGACTCCAAAGTTGAAGGGCAGGACAGCTTTCTGAAGAGAATGTCAGGAATGATTCGTCTCTATGCAGCAATAATCCAGATGAGATGGCCTTATACCGGCAAACAAGGG CCTCATCCTCACGGCTTGAATCACGGCTGGCGCTGGCTGGCACAACTCCTCAACATGGAGCCGCTGGCTGACATCACAGCAACTATTCTCTTCGACTTCCTAGAG GTCTGTGGAAATGCCTTAATGAAACAATATCGAGGGCAGTTTTGGAAACTCATATTGCTTATTTATGAAGAATACTTTCCAAGGTATTAA
- the c08h22orf39 gene encoding UPF0545 protein C22orf39 homolog translates to MAVEICNIDRDALVITTEERARSMAGSHSNWRPPRSCDVYWCEFKHCKSLFNRFHEYYTYGRAPDCQQWKEDYNTCKEWEKNHSTHAKESLQESERKRVAEQRKFTPVWELRQTPPADWHLPLNQGKPQDS, encoded by the exons ATGGCAGTGGAGATCTGTAACATTGATCGCGACGCGCTGGTAATCACCACAGAAGAGCGCGCGCGCAGTATGGCAGGGTCACACTCAAACTGGAGG CCACCACGTTCATGTGACGTCTACTGGTGTGAATTCAAGCACTGCAAGAGTTTATTTAACAGATTCCATGAATACTACACCTACGGCAGAGCACCGGACTGCCAGCAGTGGAAAGAAGACTATAACACCTGCAAAGAGTGGGAGAAAAACCACAGCACACACGCCAAG GAATCCCTCCAGGAGAGCGAGAGGAAGCGAGTCGCTGAGCAGAGGAAGTTCACTCCGGTCTGGGAGCTTCGACAGACGCCTCCGGCTGATTGGCACCTGCCGCTCAACCAGGGCAAACCACAGGACTCGTAA